Proteins from one bacterium genomic window:
- the treS gene encoding maltose alpha-D-glucosyltransferase, which yields MPAKRQRETYRLDDDPLWYKDALIYELHVRAFNDSDQDGSGDFRGLIEKLPYLQDLGVSAIWLLPFYPSPLRDDGYDIADYTNVNPMYGSLGDINRLIKDAHRRGMRVISELVCNHTSDQHPWFQRARHARPGSAARDFYVWSDTNQRYQDARIIFKDFEVSNWTWDHVAGAYYWHRFYSHQPDLNFDNPRVKDAVLKALDFWLDMGIDGVRLDAIPYLYEREGTNGENLPETHQFLREMRNHVDTKYTNRMLLAEANQWPEDSVAYFGEGDECNMSFHFPLMPRLFMSIRMEDRFPIVDILAQTPAIPDTAQWALFLRNHDELTLEMVTDEERDYMYRAYTHDRAARLNLGIRRRLAPLLGNDRRRIELMNGLLFSLPGTPVIYYGDEIGMGDNIFLGDRNGVRTPMQWSADRNAGFSRANRQRLYLPVVTDAEYHYETVNVEAQHQNPHSLLSWMKRLIALRKRHRAFGRGTLELLRPENRKVLAYVRRYESEQILCIANLSRFLQAVELDLTPWKGLVPVELFSGNELPAVGDSPYFLTLGPHSFFWFSMRPRTAPSVQSDGAQAAASLPEIRVSGGWDSILSGTSKERLENVLLGYVRQRRWFGGKARRLKAARITDVAGVPGADGTAYLHTVVMSYLEGDPETYQLPLAYANAAEAPHILERWPNAAVAWVRTRGEEQRGLLYDALGPPGFAEAVLGAIAKRRRSGGGLGTLAGSTTRAFARLRGPETVRLEAALAGAEQSNNSVVFGERLILKVFRRLEDGVNPELEVGRFLTEKASFPQIAPVAGSLEYRRDQGEPVTLAILQAYVPNQGDAWQYTLNTLAHYFSGPELAETEPPALPRSLLQVSTGELPEVATRTFGAYLDSARLLGRRTAELHAALASDPTDSAFAPERISQQDQRSMYQSVRGLSHRATELLRGQLNQLPEEARAEAKQVLELEPRIASTLRSFLARRLTTTRIRVHGDYHLGQVLYTGHDFVIIDFEGEPARTLYERRLKRLALRDVAGMLRSFHYASQAALRSEQIAAERLPRLQQWARFWVDCTSAAFLKSYLAAAGTASFVPQAADDLDLQLTTMLLEKALYELRYELNMRPDWVRIPMRGILDLVTPA from the coding sequence GTGCCGGCCAAGCGCCAGCGCGAGACGTACCGGCTCGACGACGATCCGCTCTGGTACAAGGACGCGCTCATCTACGAGCTGCACGTGCGCGCGTTCAACGACAGCGATCAAGACGGCAGCGGCGACTTCCGCGGCCTGATCGAAAAGCTGCCCTACCTCCAGGACCTCGGCGTGAGCGCGATCTGGCTCCTGCCGTTCTACCCCTCACCGCTGCGAGACGACGGCTACGACATCGCCGACTACACCAACGTCAACCCGATGTACGGCAGCCTCGGCGACATCAACCGCCTGATCAAGGATGCGCACCGCCGCGGCATGCGAGTCATCAGTGAGCTGGTTTGCAACCACACATCAGACCAGCATCCCTGGTTCCAGCGCGCGCGCCATGCGCGCCCCGGCAGCGCCGCGCGCGATTTTTACGTGTGGAGCGACACCAACCAGCGGTACCAGGACGCGCGGATCATCTTCAAGGACTTCGAGGTTTCCAACTGGACCTGGGACCACGTCGCGGGCGCCTATTACTGGCACCGCTTCTACTCCCACCAGCCCGACCTGAACTTCGACAACCCCAGGGTCAAGGACGCGGTGCTCAAGGCGCTGGATTTCTGGCTCGACATGGGCATCGACGGGGTGAGGCTCGACGCCATCCCCTACCTGTATGAACGCGAAGGCACCAACGGCGAGAACCTGCCGGAGACCCACCAGTTTCTGCGCGAGATGCGCAACCACGTCGACACCAAGTACACGAACCGCATGCTGCTGGCCGAGGCCAATCAATGGCCCGAGGACTCGGTCGCCTATTTCGGCGAGGGCGACGAATGCAACATGTCGTTCCACTTCCCGCTCATGCCGCGGCTGTTCATGTCGATCCGGATGGAGGACCGCTTCCCCATCGTCGACATCCTGGCCCAGACGCCGGCCATTCCCGACACCGCGCAGTGGGCGCTGTTTCTGCGCAACCACGACGAGCTCACGCTGGAGATGGTCACGGACGAGGAGCGCGACTACATGTATCGCGCGTACACGCACGACCGCGCGGCGCGCCTCAACCTGGGCATTCGCCGGCGCCTGGCTCCGCTGCTCGGCAACGACCGGCGACGGATCGAGCTCATGAACGGCCTGCTGTTCTCCCTGCCCGGCACGCCGGTCATCTACTACGGCGACGAGATCGGGATGGGCGACAACATCTTCCTCGGCGACCGCAACGGCGTGCGGACCCCGATGCAGTGGAGCGCGGACCGCAATGCGGGGTTCTCGCGCGCGAACCGGCAGCGGCTGTACCTGCCGGTGGTCACCGACGCCGAGTACCACTACGAGACCGTCAACGTCGAGGCCCAGCACCAGAATCCGCACTCGCTGCTGTCATGGATGAAGCGGCTGATCGCCCTTCGCAAGCGCCATCGCGCATTCGGCCGCGGCACGCTCGAGCTGCTGAGGCCGGAGAACCGAAAGGTGCTGGCGTACGTGCGGCGGTACGAGTCCGAGCAAATCCTCTGCATCGCCAACCTCTCACGCTTCCTGCAGGCGGTCGAGCTCGACCTGACCCCCTGGAAGGGCCTGGTGCCGGTGGAGCTGTTCAGCGGCAACGAGCTGCCCGCCGTGGGCGATTCGCCTTACTTCCTGACCCTCGGGCCGCACTCCTTCTTCTGGTTCTCGATGCGACCGCGGACGGCGCCGTCGGTCCAGAGCGATGGCGCCCAGGCGGCGGCGTCGCTGCCGGAGATCCGTGTCAGCGGCGGCTGGGACTCCATCCTGAGCGGGACGAGCAAGGAGCGGCTCGAGAACGTGCTGCTCGGTTACGTCAGGCAGCGCCGGTGGTTTGGGGGCAAGGCCCGGCGGTTGAAGGCGGCGCGGATCACGGACGTGGCCGGCGTGCCCGGCGCCGACGGGACGGCGTACCTGCACACCGTCGTGATGTCGTACCTGGAGGGCGACCCTGAGACCTACCAGCTGCCCCTTGCCTACGCCAACGCCGCCGAAGCGCCACACATCCTGGAACGCTGGCCGAACGCCGCCGTGGCCTGGGTTCGGACCCGAGGCGAGGAGCAGCGCGGCCTGCTGTACGACGCGCTCGGGCCTCCGGGCTTCGCCGAGGCCGTCCTCGGCGCGATCGCCAAACGCCGCCGCTCCGGCGGAGGACTGGGAACGCTGGCGGGCTCGACCACCCGCGCCTTTGCCCGCCTGCGGGGACCGGAAACCGTCCGGCTCGAGGCTGCGCTCGCCGGCGCGGAGCAGAGCAACAACTCGGTGGTTTTCGGCGAGCGGCTGATCCTCAAGGTCTTCCGGCGGCTGGAAGACGGGGTCAATCCCGAGCTCGAGGTCGGCCGCTTCCTGACCGAGAAGGCGAGCTTCCCCCAGATCGCGCCCGTCGCCGGCAGCCTCGAATACCGCCGAGACCAGGGTGAGCCCGTCACGCTCGCGATCCTCCAGGCGTACGTGCCCAACCAGGGCGACGCGTGGCAGTACACGCTGAACACGCTGGCGCACTATTTCAGCGGCCCCGAGCTCGCCGAGACAGAACCGCCGGCCCTGCCGCGAAGCCTGCTGCAGGTGAGCACCGGCGAGCTGCCGGAGGTCGCGACCCGGACCTTCGGCGCCTACCTCGACTCCGCGCGGCTCCTCGGCCGGCGAACGGCCGAGCTGCACGCGGCGCTGGCGTCCGACCCGACGGACTCGGCTTTCGCCCCGGAGCGAATTTCGCAGCAGGACCAGCGGTCCATGTACCAGTCGGTGCGCGGGCTGTCCCACCGCGCCACCGAACTCCTGCGCGGCCAGCTCAACCAACTGCCGGAGGAGGCGCGGGCGGAGGCCAAGCAGGTGCTCGAGCTGGAGCCGCGCATCGCCTCTACGCTGCGTTCCTTCCTCGCCCGCCGGTTGACCACGACCCGCATTCGCGTCCACGGTGACTACCACCTCGGCCAGGTGCTGTACACCGGGCACGACTTCGTCATCATCGATTTCGAAGGTGAGCCGGCGCGCACGCTGTACGAGCGCCGGCTCAAGCGCCTCGCGCTGCGAGACGTGGCCGGCATGCTGCGCTCGTTCCACTACGCTAGCCAGGCCGCCCTGCGGTCCGAGCAAATCGCGGCGGAGAGGCTGCCCCGGCTTCAGCAGTGGGCGCGGTTCTGGGTCGACTGCACGTCGGCCGCGTTCCTCAAGAGCTACCTGGCCGCGGCCGGGACCGCGTCATTCGTGCCCCAGGCGGCCGACGACCTGGACCTTCAGCTGACGACCATGCTCCTGGAGAAAGCCCTGTACGAACTGCGCTACGAGCTGAACATGCGCCCCGATTGGGTGCGCATCCCGATGCGCGGGATCCTCGACCTAGTGACGCCGGCATGA
- a CDS encoding alpha-1,4-glucan--maltose-1-phosphate maltosyltransferase: protein MNTDQLAGRRRVVIDAVTPEIDSGRFPAKRTRGERVAVEADVFADGHDALTCVLRYRHQSSTGWTEQPMLPLVNDRWRGEFTVTDLGRYLYTVEGWVDRFETWSRQFAKRVEAGQDITLELEVAARLVDEAAARARRAPGALANRGSTDAARLLALAASLRRGRAAAAAALGDELAHLMELYADRSQAVRYPRELEIVVDPEKARFSAWYELFPRSAGESGQHGTLRDVERRLPEIAAMGFDVLYLPPVHPIGHTHRKGANNSVEAAPGEPGSPWAIGSEEGGHKSVDPRLGTLDDFRRLVTAAGEQGLAVALDIAFQCSPDHPYTREHPEWFKHRPDGSIQHAENPPKQYQDILPFDFETESWRELWDELLSIVLFWSEQGVSIFRVDNPHTKPFAFWEWLIPEIKRRQPDAVFLAEAFTRPKVMYRLAKLGFSQSYTYFAWRNTAWELTQYFTELSQAPVRDFFRPNLWPNTPDILTEYLQHGGRAAFAARLVLAATLGASYGIYGPAFELCESRAREAGSEEYLDSEKYQIRSWDLDHPDGLRELVTLVNKIRRENPALQSDRGLRFHPTENDQLLAYTKSTSDLADIVLTVVNVDPHHSQAGMVTLPLEELGIERDRGYQAHELISGARYLWNGPRNYVEINPHAAPAQIFRFRRSLRSEHDFEYFL from the coding sequence ATCAACACGGATCAGCTCGCCGGCCGGAGGCGGGTGGTGATCGATGCCGTCACACCGGAGATCGACTCCGGCCGGTTCCCGGCCAAACGCACCCGGGGGGAGCGCGTGGCGGTCGAGGCGGACGTGTTCGCGGACGGGCACGACGCGCTGACGTGCGTTCTCCGATACCGCCACCAGTCCTCGACCGGGTGGACCGAGCAGCCGATGCTCCCGCTCGTCAACGACCGCTGGCGCGGCGAGTTCACGGTGACCGATCTTGGGCGCTACCTCTACACGGTCGAGGGCTGGGTCGATCGCTTCGAGACCTGGAGTCGCCAGTTCGCCAAGCGCGTGGAGGCGGGCCAGGACATCACGCTGGAGCTCGAGGTGGCCGCCCGCCTGGTCGATGAGGCCGCCGCGCGGGCCCGGCGCGCGCCGGGCGCACTCGCGAACCGCGGCAGCACGGATGCCGCACGCCTCCTCGCGCTCGCCGCGTCGCTGCGCCGGGGACGCGCCGCCGCGGCGGCGGCTCTCGGCGATGAGCTGGCGCACCTGATGGAGCTGTACGCCGACAGGAGCCAGGCGGTGCGGTATCCCCGCGAGCTGGAGATCGTGGTCGACCCCGAGAAGGCGCGGTTCAGCGCCTGGTACGAGCTGTTTCCGAGGTCCGCCGGCGAGAGTGGCCAGCACGGCACGTTGCGCGACGTCGAGCGCCGCCTGCCCGAGATCGCCGCGATGGGGTTCGACGTCCTCTACCTGCCGCCCGTCCACCCCATCGGTCATACCCATCGAAAGGGCGCCAACAACTCGGTCGAAGCAGCGCCCGGCGAGCCGGGCAGCCCGTGGGCGATCGGGTCGGAAGAGGGCGGCCACAAATCCGTCGATCCCCGGCTCGGCACACTGGACGACTTCCGGCGCCTCGTCACAGCCGCCGGGGAGCAGGGGCTGGCCGTGGCGCTCGACATCGCGTTTCAGTGCTCACCCGACCACCCGTACACGCGCGAGCATCCGGAGTGGTTCAAGCACCGGCCCGACGGCTCCATCCAGCACGCCGAGAACCCGCCGAAGCAATACCAGGACATCCTGCCCTTCGATTTCGAGACGGAGAGCTGGCGCGAGCTGTGGGATGAGCTGCTTTCGATCGTGCTGTTCTGGAGCGAGCAGGGCGTCAGCATCTTCCGCGTCGACAACCCGCACACCAAACCGTTCGCCTTCTGGGAATGGCTCATCCCCGAGATCAAGCGCCGGCAACCCGACGCCGTGTTCCTGGCGGAAGCGTTCACGAGGCCCAAGGTGATGTACCGGCTCGCCAAGCTCGGCTTCAGCCAGTCGTATACCTACTTCGCATGGCGCAACACGGCCTGGGAGCTGACCCAGTACTTCACCGAGCTCTCGCAGGCGCCGGTTCGTGACTTCTTCCGACCGAACCTATGGCCGAACACGCCCGACATCCTCACGGAGTACCTGCAGCACGGAGGCCGTGCTGCCTTCGCCGCGCGCCTCGTGCTGGCGGCCACCCTGGGGGCGAGCTACGGCATTTACGGACCCGCGTTCGAGCTGTGCGAGAGCCGCGCCAGGGAAGCCGGCTCCGAGGAATATCTCGACTCGGAGAAGTACCAGATTCGCAGCTGGGACCTCGACCACCCCGACGGCCTGCGCGAGCTGGTCACCCTCGTCAACAAGATCCGGCGTGAGAATCCCGCCCTGCAGAGCGATCGAGGGCTTCGGTTCCACCCGACCGAGAACGATCAGCTGCTCGCATACACCAAGAGCACATCGGACCTTGCCGACATCGTGCTGACGGTGGTCAACGTCGACCCGCATCACTCGCAGGCCGGCATGGTCACGCTGCCGCTCGAGGAGCTGGGCATCGAACGCGATCGCGGCTACCAGGCGCACGAGCTGATCAGTGGCGCGCGGTACCTGTGGAACGGGCCGCGCAACTACGTCGAGATCAACCCGCACGCGGCGCCCGCGCAGATCTTTCGGTTCCGGCGCAGCCTTCGCAGCGAACACGACTTCGAGTACTTCCTGTGA
- a CDS encoding NAD-dependent succinate-semialdehyde dehydrogenase: MLRSVDPATGRELATFPELDGAGIEAALARAWTGRHTWRDAGLDLRSSLMRSAAGVLRAGKARYAALLTAEMGKPIAEAEGEVEKCAWTANWIADNAARLLADEPVDSTASQSYVRFQPLGVILAVMPWNFPFWQAFRAALPALVAGNVMLLKHASNVPQAALAIEEVFREAGVPEGVFQTLLVGSGAVERILSDHRVAGVTLTGSEAAGALVAATAGRTLKKSVLELGGSDPFIVLADADLKAAATVACRARNQNNGQSCIAAKRFIVEESVAEEFEELFAAAVGALKVGNPMDRGNQVGPLARADLVDDLERQVSESVRLGARVLTGGKRVDGDGCYFEPTVLAGVRPGMPAYHEETFGPVAAVIRVKDAEDALRVANDSDFGLGSSIWTADVERGKKLAERVEAGLVFVNGMVASDARLPFGGVKRSGYGRELSPYGIKEFTNIQTVWVGPAR; encoded by the coding sequence ATGCTCAGATCGGTCGACCCGGCCACCGGACGCGAGCTGGCCACGTTCCCGGAGCTGGATGGGGCCGGGATCGAGGCGGCCCTGGCCCGCGCCTGGACCGGCCGCCACACCTGGCGCGATGCCGGCCTCGACCTGCGGTCGTCGCTGATGCGCTCCGCCGCGGGCGTGCTGAGAGCGGGCAAGGCGCGCTACGCGGCGCTGCTCACCGCCGAGATGGGCAAGCCGATCGCCGAAGCCGAGGGCGAGGTGGAGAAGTGCGCTTGGACGGCGAATTGGATCGCGGACAACGCCGCACGGCTTCTGGCCGACGAGCCGGTCGACAGCACCGCGTCCCAGAGCTATGTGAGGTTTCAGCCGCTTGGCGTCATCCTCGCCGTCATGCCGTGGAACTTCCCGTTCTGGCAGGCGTTCCGCGCCGCCCTACCCGCACTGGTCGCCGGCAACGTCATGCTCCTCAAGCACGCATCGAACGTGCCGCAGGCGGCGCTCGCGATCGAGGAGGTGTTCCGCGAGGCGGGCGTGCCCGAGGGTGTGTTCCAGACGCTGCTGGTCGGCTCGGGTGCCGTGGAGCGGATCCTGTCCGACCACCGCGTGGCGGGCGTCACGCTCACCGGCTCCGAGGCCGCCGGCGCGCTGGTGGCCGCCACCGCCGGCAGGACGCTGAAGAAGTCGGTGCTCGAGCTCGGCGGCTCGGATCCGTTCATCGTCCTGGCCGACGCCGATCTGAAGGCGGCGGCGACGGTCGCCTGCCGCGCCCGCAACCAGAACAACGGGCAGAGCTGCATCGCCGCCAAGCGGTTCATCGTCGAGGAGTCGGTCGCGGAAGAGTTCGAGGAGCTGTTTGCCGCCGCGGTCGGGGCGCTCAAGGTAGGGAACCCGATGGACCGCGGCAACCAGGTCGGTCCCCTGGCGCGCGCCGACCTCGTCGATGACCTCGAGCGCCAGGTGTCCGAATCGGTGCGCCTCGGCGCGCGGGTGCTGACAGGCGGGAAGCGAGTGGACGGCGATGGCTGTTACTTCGAGCCGACTGTGCTCGCCGGCGTCCGGCCGGGAATGCCCGCCTACCACGAGGAGACGTTCGGCCCGGTGGCCGCCGTGATCCGCGTCAAGGATGCCGAGGATGCGCTCCGCGTCGCCAACGACAGCGACTTCGGATTGGGCTCGAGCATCTGGACGGCGGACGTCGAGCGCGGCAAGAAGCTCGCGGAACGCGTCGAGGCCGGGCTCGTGTTCGTCAACGGCATGGTCGCGTCGGACGCACGCCTGCCGTTCGGAGGTGTGAAGAGGTCGGGCTACGGGCGCGAGCTGTCGCCGTACGGGATCAAAGAGTTCACGAACATCCAGACCGTCTGGGTGGGCCCCGCCAGATAA
- a CDS encoding CYTH domain-containing protein: MPRRRPRHRLRDRSVECELKFRLSGPADHTRIRAMLRQRGARLDGSYDEENVRFDGPGKSTRHTTLRLRVLDGGPRGFLTAKGPARFSGGVKIREETEVAVSDAHATLDLLTQLGFGIAFTYPKHRAMWMLNGVAVTLDQLEFGWFVELEGPLEVLPEMARSFGLEPKQALRESYSVLARKALAAKKKEKEKKNGAGRDDGSRPSP; encoded by the coding sequence GTGCCTCGGCGCCGCCCACGTCATCGACTCCGGGATCGCAGTGTCGAATGCGAGCTCAAGTTCCGGCTCTCCGGCCCCGCTGATCACACTCGAATCCGCGCCATGCTGCGTCAGCGAGGGGCCCGGCTCGACGGCAGCTATGACGAGGAGAATGTCAGGTTCGACGGTCCCGGCAAGTCCACGCGACACACCACGTTGAGGCTGCGCGTCCTCGACGGTGGACCGCGCGGCTTTCTCACCGCGAAGGGTCCGGCCAGGTTTTCGGGCGGGGTCAAGATTCGCGAGGAGACGGAGGTGGCGGTCTCGGATGCTCACGCGACCCTCGACCTGCTCACGCAGCTCGGCTTTGGCATCGCCTTCACCTATCCGAAGCACCGTGCCATGTGGATGCTGAACGGCGTCGCCGTGACCCTCGACCAACTCGAGTTCGGCTGGTTCGTCGAGCTCGAAGGACCGCTCGAGGTCCTGCCTGAAATGGCTCGCAGCTTCGGACTGGAGCCGAAGCAGGCGCTGCGGGAGAGCTATTCCGTGCTGGCCAGGAAGGCCCTGGCGGCGAAGAAGAAGGAGAAGGAGAAGAAGAATGGAGCGGGCCGGGATGACGGCTCGCGCCCCTCACCCTGA
- a CDS encoding CoA-binding protein → MARSSREVLENTTTIAVVGASRDPNKAGASVPAVLQRRGFRIIPINPYADELFGERVYRSLAEVTEKVDLVDVFRPAHEAADIARQAVAIGAKAVWLQLDIRSDEARGIVESAGLDFVEDECTAVTSSLYRIRKPAA, encoded by the coding sequence GTGGCACGCAGCTCCCGTGAGGTCCTCGAGAACACGACCACCATCGCCGTCGTGGGCGCGTCACGCGATCCCAACAAGGCGGGCGCCTCGGTACCCGCGGTCCTGCAGCGGCGCGGATTCCGCATCATCCCGATCAATCCTTACGCGGACGAGCTCTTCGGCGAGCGCGTCTATCGCTCGCTGGCTGAAGTGACCGAGAAGGTGGATCTGGTGGACGTCTTCCGCCCGGCTCACGAGGCGGCGGACATCGCGCGGCAGGCGGTCGCCATCGGCGCCAAGGCGGTGTGGCTGCAGCTGGACATCCGCTCGGACGAGGCGCGGGGGATTGTGGAATCGGCCGGACTGGACTTCGTCGAGGACGAGTGCACCGCGGTCACCAGCTCCCTGTATCGAATCCGAAAGCCCGCCGCGTAG
- the lon gene encoding endopeptidase La has protein sequence MASPKSELLPVLPMDDVVVLPHMTVTLAVEGDDQKAAIEAARQGNRLILLVPRIEGKFGSIGTVGRLGDSAELPTGAEAFMIRGEHRARLGSGQADIGGALWVKADPILDPDPATEHAVELAREYRALLENLVESRGVPQVVQFLRAAKTPSHLADLAGYSPDLSTEQKQQVLETVDLEQRLTLLIGWTKSILADASLKEKIRSEVAEGMEKTQREFLLRQQLEAIKKQLNEGGSDIVSNYRERIALAGMPEAVLAEVNRELDRLERTSEQNPEYGWIRTYLDWMLDIPWNVRSEDNYDLVEARRILDEDHTGLADVKDRIIEFLAVRKLRNERGLEVLGGRGAGAIITLVGPPGVGKTSLGESVARALGRKFTRVSLGGIRDEADIRGHRRTYVGALPGRIVRALKDAGTKNPVIMLDEIDKVGSDWRGDPSAALLEVLDPAQNHTFRDHYLEVDLDLSEVLFIPTANVSETIPAPLLDRMELIRLDGYTEEEKVAIARDHLLRRQVRQAGLKDDEVTVADAAIMKVITEHTREAGVRNLERELGKITRKVATKVATGALTPPFEITPERVREFLGKPRFDNEVAARTAVPGVATGLAVTGTGGDVLFVEATATNGGSHGSTLTLTGQLGDVMKESAQIALSYVRSHAKDLQIDPEAAEKSFHIHVPEGAVPKDGPSAGVTMTTAIVSLLTGRPVRSTVGMTGEVTLQGLVLPIGGVKQKVLAAHRMGLKEVVLPSRNEKDIDDVPQSIRESMKFHFASRVDDVLKVALEPKAASKTQAA, from the coding sequence ATGGCAAGCCCAAAGTCGGAACTCCTCCCCGTCCTCCCCATGGACGACGTCGTCGTCCTGCCCCACATGACCGTCACGCTGGCCGTCGAGGGCGACGACCAGAAGGCCGCGATCGAGGCCGCCCGCCAGGGCAACCGCCTCATCCTGCTCGTGCCTCGCATCGAGGGCAAGTTCGGCAGCATCGGGACCGTCGGGCGCTTGGGCGACTCGGCCGAGCTGCCCACGGGGGCGGAGGCCTTCATGATCCGCGGCGAGCACCGCGCCCGGCTGGGCAGCGGCCAGGCGGATATCGGCGGGGCGCTTTGGGTCAAGGCCGACCCGATCCTCGACCCTGACCCGGCCACCGAGCACGCGGTCGAGCTGGCGCGCGAGTACCGTGCGCTGCTGGAGAACCTGGTCGAATCGAGGGGCGTGCCCCAGGTCGTCCAGTTCCTGCGGGCCGCCAAGACCCCCAGCCACCTCGCCGACCTCGCCGGCTACTCGCCCGACCTCTCGACCGAGCAGAAGCAGCAGGTCCTCGAGACGGTCGACCTGGAGCAGCGGCTGACCCTGCTGATCGGCTGGACCAAGTCGATTCTGGCCGATGCCTCGCTGAAAGAGAAGATCCGCAGCGAGGTCGCCGAGGGCATGGAGAAGACGCAGCGCGAGTTCCTGCTCCGCCAGCAGCTCGAGGCGATCAAAAAGCAGCTCAACGAGGGCGGCAGCGACATCGTCTCCAACTACCGCGAGAGGATTGCCCTGGCGGGCATGCCCGAGGCGGTGCTGGCCGAGGTCAACCGTGAGCTCGACCGCCTGGAGCGCACGAGCGAGCAGAACCCCGAGTACGGCTGGATCCGCACCTACCTGGACTGGATGCTGGACATCCCCTGGAACGTGCGCTCGGAGGACAACTACGACCTGGTGGAGGCCCGCCGCATCCTTGACGAGGACCACACCGGTCTCGCGGACGTCAAGGACCGCATCATCGAGTTCCTGGCCGTGCGCAAGCTGCGCAACGAACGCGGCCTCGAGGTGCTCGGCGGGCGCGGGGCGGGCGCGATCATCACCCTGGTCGGCCCTCCGGGCGTCGGCAAGACCTCACTGGGTGAGTCGGTCGCCCGCGCCCTCGGCCGCAAGTTCACTCGCGTCTCCCTCGGCGGCATCCGTGACGAGGCCGACATCCGCGGCCACCGGCGCACCTACGTCGGAGCGCTGCCGGGCCGGATCGTGCGCGCCCTGAAAGACGCGGGGACCAAGAACCCGGTGATCATGCTCGACGAGATCGACAAGGTCGGCAGCGACTGGCGCGGCGACCCGTCGGCCGCGTTGCTGGAGGTGCTGGACCCCGCCCAGAACCACACGTTCCGCGACCACTACCTGGAGGTCGACCTCGACCTGTCCGAGGTGCTGTTCATCCCGACGGCCAACGTGTCGGAGACCATCCCGGCGCCGCTGCTCGACCGCATGGAGCTGATCCGGCTCGACGGTTACACGGAAGAGGAGAAGGTCGCTATCGCGCGCGACCACCTTCTGCGCCGCCAGGTCAGGCAGGCGGGATTGAAGGACGACGAGGTGACGGTGGCGGACGCCGCGATCATGAAGGTGATCACCGAGCACACCCGCGAGGCGGGCGTGCGGAACCTCGAGCGCGAGCTCGGGAAGATCACGCGCAAGGTCGCGACCAAGGTCGCCACCGGCGCGCTGACGCCGCCGTTCGAGATCACGCCCGAGCGCGTGCGCGAGTTCCTCGGCAAGCCGCGGTTCGACAACGAGGTCGCCGCCCGCACCGCGGTGCCCGGCGTGGCCACCGGACTCGCCGTCACCGGCACCGGGGGGGACGTCCTGTTCGTCGAGGCGACCGCCACCAACGGCGGCAGTCACGGCAGCACGCTGACCCTGACCGGCCAGCTGGGCGACGTGATGAAGGAATCGGCGCAGATCGCGCTGTCCTACGTCCGCTCGCACGCCAAGGACCTGCAGATCGATCCCGAGGCCGCGGAGAAGTCGTTCCACATCCACGTGCCGGAAGGCGCCGTGCCCAAGGACGGTCCGTCGGCGGGGGTGACGATGACCACCGCGATCGTGAGCCTGCTCACCGGCCGGCCCGTGCGCAGCACGGTCGGCATGACGGGTGAGGTCACGCTGCAGGGCCTGGTGCTGCCGATCGGCGGCGTCAAGCAGAAGGTGCTGGCCGCGCATCGGATGGGCTTGAAGGAGGTCGTCCTCCCGAGCCGCAACGAGAAGGACATCGACGACGTGCCGCAGAGCATTCGCGAGTCGATGAAGTTCCACTTCGCCAGTCGCGTGGACGACGTGCTCAAGGTCGCGCTCGAGCCCAAGGCCGCATCCAAGACGCAAGCGGCGTAG